The nucleotide sequence CCCCTGCGGCCACCAGCACCGGTGCGGCCTCCGGCGAGCCGATCGCCGCCGAGCACAACGACGCGGACGTGATGTTCGCCCAGATGATGCTCCCGCACCACGAGCAGGCCGTGGACATGAGCGAGACGCTGCTGGCCAAGGACGAGGTCCCGGCCGAGGTCGCCGACTTCGCCCAGGGAGTCATCGATGCCCAGGCCCCGGAGATCGAGCGCATGAACGACATGCTCACCGCCTGGGAGGCCGAGCCGCTGGCCGACGCCGGCGAGATGGACGGCATGGACCACGGCTCCGGGGCGGGCATGAGCGGGATGATGAGCGAGGAGGACATGTCCGCCCTCGAGGACGCCCAGGGCGCCGGGGCCGCCCAGCTGTACCTGGAGCAGATGACCGTCCACCACGAGGGCGCGGTCGAGATGGCCCAGGAGCAGATCGAGCAGGGGCAGAACCCGCAGGCCGTCGAGCTCGCCCGCCAGGTGGTCGAGGACCAGGAGGCGGAGATCGCCGAGATGGAGCGGATGCTCCAGGAGCTGCCGGACGGTTCCTGACCGCCCCGGTGACCGGCGTCGTCGCCCACGGGCGGCCGCCGGCAAAAGCCGACCGACCGATCGAAGGAGGACCGCGATGATGTGGGGCGACGGCATGGGAGGGGGCATGGGCTGGATGTGGCTGTTCTGGCTGCTGCTCGTGGTGGGCACGGTCGTACTGGTCGTCGTGCTCGTGAAGCTGCTGACCGGGAACTCGGGCCGCGGGACCCGGCAGGGCGGGAGCGCCCCGCCGCCGACGGGTGCCGGCCCGCGCCGGTCCCGGGAGATCCTCGAGGAGCGCTACGCGCGCGGGGAGATCAGCACCGAGGAGTTCCGGGAGCGGCTGCGGACCCTGGAGGAGGGCGACCGGTGAGCCCCCTGACCCGCCGGCAGCTGCTGGCACTGGGCGCGGCCGGGGCCGGCGCCGCGGCCGTGGGCGGGGCCGGGCTGTGGTGGACCGGCGGCGGGGGCGAGGCCCTCGGCGGCGGCCGGGAGCTGCTGCAGCCCGAGGTGCTGTCCAGCAGGGACGGTGCCCTGGACCTGGTCCTGGAGGCAGCCCCCGCCCGGGTGCGGATCGGGGCGCGCACCGCGCACGTGCAGGCGTTCAACGGCTCCCTGCCCGGGCCCACCCTGCGCCTCCGCCCCGGGGACACGCTCCGGGTGGCGATGAGCAACGGCCTGGAGGCCCCGACGAACCTGCACGTGCACGGTCTGCACGTCTCCCCGGAGGACAACGGGGACAACCCCTTCGTGAGCATCGCCCCCGGGGACTCCTTCGACTACGCGTTCGCCCTTCCACGCGACCACCCGCCGGGCACCTACTGGTACCACCCGCACCACCACGGGCACGTGGCCGACCAGCTCGCCGCCGGGCTCTACGGGGCCATCGTGGTCGAGGACCCCGAGCCCGTCCCGGTGGCCCGGGAGCGGGTGCTGGTGATTTCCGACCTCACCCTGGACGCCTCCGGCAACCTCGCCGAGGCGTCCCCGCCGGAGCGGATGATGGGCCGGGAGGGGCAGAGCGTGCTGGTCAACGGTCAGGTCCGTCCCGGGGCCACCGCGGCACCGGGGGAGCGGGAGCTGTGGCGGGTCGTCAACGCCTGCCCGTCCCGGTTCCTGCGCCTGAGCCTGGACGGGCAGGGCCTGCGGCTCTCCGGCCGTGACGTCGGCCGGCTGCCCGAGGCGCTCGAGGTCACCGACGTGACCCTGGCGTCGGGCAACCGGGTGGAGCTGCTGGTGGACGCCCGGGCGGGCACTTCCGTCCTGGTGGCCACCCCGGTGGACCGCGGCAGCATGGACGGCATGATGAACGGCATGACGGGCCCGGGCGGGGACCGTCCCGGCTCCGGCGGTCCGGTCGAGCTGCTCACCCTGGAGGTCGCCGGGGACCCGGTCGAGCCGGCCGGGCCCGTGCCCGCGGGGCCGGCGCTGCGGGACCTGCGCGAGGAGCCGGTCGAGGCCCGGCGCACCCTGGACTTCGCCATGGGCATGGGCATGGGCGGGATGATGGGCGGCATGCGCGGTCCCGGGCAGATGATGTCCTTCACGATCGACGGCCGGGAGTTCGACGCCGGGCGCACCGACCAGCGGGTCCGGGTGGGCACCGTGGAGGAGTGGACCCTGACCAACTCCAGCCCCATGGACCACCCGGTGCACCTGCACGTGTGGCCGATGCAGGTCGTGGCCGAGGCGGGCCAGGAGGTCTCCGGACCGCGGTGGCAGGACGTGGTCAACGTCCCGGCCTTCGGGGAGGTGACGGTCCGGGTGGCCTTCGACGACTTCGCCGGCCGCAGCGTCTACCACTGCCACATCCTCGACCACGAGGACCTCGGCATGATGGGCACCCTCGAGGCCCGCTGAGGTCCGCTGAGGCCCGCTGAGGCCCGGCGAGAGTGGGGAAGCCCGGTGCGCGGATCCGCGCCGCGCCCGGACCGGCGCCCCGCCGGGCTCAGCCCATCGAGGTGAGGAGGTCGGCGCAGGCCTGCTCGCAGCGGCGGCAGGCCTCGGCGCAGACCTTGCAGTGCTCGTGCATCTCGGCGTGCTCGGCGCATTCGTCCCCGCAGGCCTTGCACGCGGTGCGGCACGCCTCGAGCAGGGCCCGGCCGACCTCGGCGTTGTTGCCGGTCTGACGGGAGAGTGCCTTGCCGGTGGCGGCGCAGACGTCGGCGCAGTCGAGGTTCTTGCGGATGCACTCGGTCAGCTCCGCGACCATGTCCTCGGCCAGGCAGGCGTCGGCGCAGGCGGTGCAGGTCTGGGCGCACTCGAAGCACGCCGCGATGCACTCGGCCAGCTTCTGCCGGTCGATGTTCCCCAGGTCCTTCGGGTAGGTCTCGAGCATCGAGGTCACGTGGGTCATGGTCTCGCTCCTTCGTCCGTCCTGCCGTGGTGCGGACCGGTCGGAACCGGACCGCCGTGCAACCGACAGTAAACTGCCGATCCGGCGTCGTGAAGTCCTGGGCGTTGAAGATTCCGTGAAGAAACCCCCGGCCACGGAGGGGGCGGACGAACCGGTCGGCGCCGGCCGCCGCTGCCGGTCACGCCGGGGCCGTCTCTCCGTCTCCGGCGCGTGCTCCGGCCTCGCCGAGCCGAGCGTCCCGCCTCCGCCGCGCTGACGGCTCAGCGGGTGCGGCGGGACACGGCGGGCGGGGGGCCGAAGCCGCTCACGGCGTCCCGCAAGGACGGCGGTGCGCCGTGCTCGGGCTGGTGGATCCGCTGCGGACCGCCGGAGGCGACCCAGCGGTTCAGCGCCTCCGCCCGCTGGACGTCCTCCAGCCCGCTCAGCCACACGGTGGGACCCACGTGCCCGCTGGGCCCGTCCCGCCGTGCGACGGCGACCAGCGCGGCCATCTCGCACCGGCCCAGGCACGGGGACGAGATCAGGACGGCCCCGGCCGTGCCCCTGACCACCTCCTGGAGGTCCTCCGCCTGCTCGGCGGTCCCGGTCATCCGGCGCAGGCCGGCGCACCGGTGACCCTGGCAGACCGCGACCAGGGGACCGCTGGCGTCGGTGCTGGTCCTGCGCGGGGCGCTCTTGCGGGTCATCGGGTGCCCTCCTGGGTCGGCGAACGAGGTGGCGGGCCGGCGGCTCCTAAACGCGCTGCCGCCGGTTTTGTTGTTGAGAATGAAACTCATTACCATAAGAACTCGTTGAGACCGGTTTTGGCAAGGGGGAAGCATGCGCGGTGCGACCGGAGTGGACGTGCGGGGGCTCGACGTGGCCCTGGCCGGACGGCCGCTGCTGCAGGGTGTGGGCTTCCAGGTGCCCCCGGGTCGGCGGGTGGCCCTGCTCGGCGCCTCGGGCTCGGGGAAGTCCCTGACGGTCCTGGCCCTGCTGGGTCTGCTCGGACACCACTTCGGCGTGCAGGGCTCCCTGCGCGCCGCCGGCCGTGAGCTGCCGTGGCGGCAGGCTCCCGGGCGGCGTCCGGGAATGGCCGCGGTCTTCCAGGACTCCCAGGCCGCGCTGAACCCCGTGGTGCGCCTGGACCGGCAGCTGCTGCCCGCCGTGGCCCGCCGGCGCCGGCTCGGTGCGGCGGCCGCCGGCCGGGTCGTGGCGGATCTGCTCCGCGAGGTCGGCTTCGAGGACCCGGCGCGGATCCTGCGGGCCCACCCCTCCCAGCTGTCGGGCGGGCAGCGGCAGCGGGTGTGCCTGGCGCTCGCCATGGCCGCCGCACCGGACCTGCTGGTGGCCGACGAGCCGACCACGGCGCTGGACATGATCAGCCAGCGCCACGTGGTCGAGGCCCTGCGCCGGTGCAC is from Kocuria rosea and encodes:
- a CDS encoding DUF305 domain-containing protein; the protein is MKRSTTLTALALASALALAGCGTSGAQEGAGTDAETAAPAASAPAATSTGAASGEPIAAEHNDADVMFAQMMLPHHEQAVDMSETLLAKDEVPAEVADFAQGVIDAQAPEIERMNDMLTAWEAEPLADAGEMDGMDHGSGAGMSGMMSEEDMSALEDAQGAGAAQLYLEQMTVHHEGAVEMAQEQIEQGQNPQAVELARQVVEDQEAEIAEMERMLQELPDGS
- a CDS encoding SHOCT domain-containing protein, which translates into the protein MMWGDGMGGGMGWMWLFWLLLVVGTVVLVVVLVKLLTGNSGRGTRQGGSAPPPTGAGPRRSREILEERYARGEISTEEFRERLRTLEEGDR
- a CDS encoding multicopper oxidase family protein produces the protein MSPLTRRQLLALGAAGAGAAAVGGAGLWWTGGGGEALGGGRELLQPEVLSSRDGALDLVLEAAPARVRIGARTAHVQAFNGSLPGPTLRLRPGDTLRVAMSNGLEAPTNLHVHGLHVSPEDNGDNPFVSIAPGDSFDYAFALPRDHPPGTYWYHPHHHGHVADQLAAGLYGAIVVEDPEPVPVARERVLVISDLTLDASGNLAEASPPERMMGREGQSVLVNGQVRPGATAAPGERELWRVVNACPSRFLRLSLDGQGLRLSGRDVGRLPEALEVTDVTLASGNRVELLVDARAGTSVLVATPVDRGSMDGMMNGMTGPGGDRPGSGGPVELLTLEVAGDPVEPAGPVPAGPALRDLREEPVEARRTLDFAMGMGMGGMMGGMRGPGQMMSFTIDGREFDAGRTDQRVRVGTVEEWTLTNSSPMDHPVHLHVWPMQVVAEAGQEVSGPRWQDVVNVPAFGEVTVRVAFDDFAGRSVYHCHILDHEDLGMMGTLEAR
- a CDS encoding four-helix bundle copper-binding protein — its product is MTHVTSMLETYPKDLGNIDRQKLAECIAACFECAQTCTACADACLAEDMVAELTECIRKNLDCADVCAATGKALSRQTGNNAEVGRALLEACRTACKACGDECAEHAEMHEHCKVCAEACRRCEQACADLLTSMG
- a CDS encoding ATP-binding cassette domain-containing protein, translating into MRGATGVDVRGLDVALAGRPLLQGVGFQVPPGRRVALLGASGSGKSLTVLALLGLLGHHFGVQGSLRAAGRELPWRQAPGRRPGMAAVFQDSQAALNPVVRLDRQLLPAVARRRRLGAAAAGRVVADLLREVGFEDPARILRAHPSQLSGGQRQRVCLALAMAAAPDLLVADEPTTALDMISQRHVVEALRRCTGAGRGGLLFVTHDLAVAADLCDDVVVLDRGRVVESGPIQQVVGSPQAPFTAALVEAARTGLRSAAAPPVAAPLGVAS